tgggtatgactcaataaagtgtatttaaataaaaaaaaaagtcttcataattattgtattttattcaagaacactgcaaTAGCTTAATATaaggcatccatccattttctaacccgatgaatccgaacacagggtcacgggggtctgctgcagccaatcccagccaacacagggcacaaggcaggaaccaatcccgggcagggtgccaacccaccgcaggactcacacacacacacaccaagcacacacttgggccaatttagaatcgccaatgcacctaacctgcatgtctttggactgtgggaggaaaccggagtacccagaggaaacccgcacagacacggggagaacatgcaaactccacgtagggaggacccgggaagcgaacccaggtctcctaactgcgaggcagcagcgctacccactgcgccaccgtgccgcccaatataaggcatgcaaaactgaaaaaagtaaactgatgggtcatttattctcactcctttaaaaaacaaaaaatgaactgaacatgaacttgtTCAAAATTGAAAcagtgaactatgaacgtgaatttattcattttaatctgtgtgaactgaactttgaagTTCTACCACActacagaatagatagatagatagatagatagatagatagatagatagatagatagatagatatgaaaggcactatataatagatagatagatagatagatagatagatagatagatagatagatagatagatagatagatagatagtcaccaGCCTGTGCTCTGACTGGAAAAGTAAAAGAAGTGACCCAAGTTTATCTCAAATGTCGTAGGGCGTTAGCCTACTAGAAGctacataggaaaggcactatatgatagctagATAAGCATGTGTTGCATCCGGGGAGGCCACATACGTCCCACGGGAGGGAGGTGATCCAGTAGCCTGACTAATCGCACGAGTCAAGTGTTACTAATCCATCAATGACAGCAGCGCGCTGTGTGAGTAGCTAGTGAGGCATTCTGCTCCAGGGTGTGTTGTCGAACATTTTGCTCCAGTCCCATCCTCTTACTTTCAGCACTCTGCATTCTCTCCCCTGTAATATTAGCAGGTCTTGCAGCGCTGATCGTGACTCAACATGCAGTGCCTAACGTCAGTATAAGGAGGGCATTGTTCCTCCTTCACCTACAACAAACAGGCACACAGCAGATAGGGACCTGTGAGAGATAAGCGACAGGATTATTCCTGCTTTCCTTTGCAAAACAGTTCCGCGGGTTTATGTAAATCATCGGAAGACTTTTCTCGGGCTAATAATGCAGTTTGCATTCCGAACGGAGTTTCTTTTACCACTGTAAGCTTAGACATGCTTGTGGGTTTCCAAAGGCTGACCACCACCATCACACTAATAAGCCTAAGCCCACATTCCCACCATTCCCTCACAGATGCTGTCTGTCTGCCGCTGCTCCCTCATCTCTGCCTCTACCAGTCACCCAAATTCCTTGTCTCCATGCCAAATCTGTACAACACTCTTGTTAAAGACTATGAAATGTTCTGCCctaacaagtttttatttttttcccccctgtttAGCAGATCTGGAAACTGGAGGTCTCGGTTAAGCAGCTTTCTGCAGTCTCCCAATTCTTTTTACAAGCCCAGCAGAGCCGGCAGCAGACCCAAAGCCTCTCACAGGTAAGGTGCCTTTAGCACTTCTTTTACTTGGCTCTGGCCATACGTCATGCTCATATTACTCACTTTCCTGACTAATCTTGCATGGCACAGCCCAAGGAGCGGGTGGGAGAGCGGGAGAGCTGAATAGATGGCTCTGTTTGGGGTCCATCTAGTTGTTAAAGGGAGTTCCTGTGCTCCATTCTGCCCAGTCAACTTTGATCTGGTATCTGGTAAAGTTCAGTCAAAGAATCAGGAACTGCGCCAGTTCTACCATCCTGATCCTGGCAGCCTCCCAGGTAAATAATTTAAGATatactctttctttttttgaagtCCATTCAACATAGGTATCTGCCACAATCCTTCTAGTTCAGAGTCACAGGGAGATGAAGCCAATCCGAGCAGCAttcaggcacaaggcagcaagCAGGGCTCACTCACGGACCCTCAAATCACATGAAATTGGATATGGCTATCAGCGTAACACGTACGTCAGTGGAAAACCAACAATTTCATGCACAGACAGGAAAATCGAGCAAACTGGATATTTGATTACAAATACACAAAACCCCAGACGTAACTCACGTTTTAAAGTATATTCTGGGTCTTGCGTCATTCTTTcccctttttttcatttttacttcccTTCTAATACTAAACTTCGTCGTCAGTCATACTTAGATCATTTAATGCAAGGCAGGCATACCCACTGCACTGGGTACAAAGCACGAAAGAACCCTGAAGAGTGCGCCAACTTGATGCATGGCTTTCATTTTAAGGCCTGTATTATAACAAATCTCTGGACATGCGCACTGTGCAGTGACGTCATCGTGCCCTTGGTAACCATGCAGAAGATCCACAGAATGGCCCCACGTCAAACCAACTGACCTCCAGAGTCGCAAAGCGTCGGATTTAGCTACACAGGTAGTTACTAACAGGGCCAGAGTGCGATCCATCGGGTGTGTGCCTGTTATGATGTTAGTGAGGGTCTGGTGTGAGTTTTGGATTTGCACCCCATCCAAGTGAGGTCCCTGCCTTACTTTCAATGCTGCGGGGGAAGGCTTCATCTCCCCATCACTTCATACTGGACTGGATGATGGAGATGCAAGGTTTCtaaatgttatcattttttatgTGCATTGTGGCAGCGTATTGGCATGGGTCATACCCTACCTGGGCTGCCCGCTACAAGTTAACGGATTCCAATTTCCTCCCAATTCGTCTTTTACCTTGGCTGGCTTGTCATGTAGAAGCAAATCCTGACAACAGCCTGACATTATGGGCTGTTACAGCAAACTTAGCAGATGCATTTACTTAAGGCGACTAACACCATCGGGAATCATAATAATGGTTTACAGATAATTTGGAGCAAAGGCAGCTTAACAAGAGCAGGATTACAAATTAATTCAACAACCTGTATCTTAATGGATGCCTCACTCATCCACTGCGCCACACTGACATTCCTTGCCAGCCTGGTACCTGCTTTGCACCTGTGGCTCAGACTTCCTGAAATCTGAAGCAAGAACGAGCCgatacagaaaatgaatggaacacCAAATAGAAGTTATGGGGCACTGAGGGGAATATAAGAAGGCCAGGACTTGtttgaatttgtttaaattacatttctaaaagtgattcacagcatgaaagcttagtaataaaatattatacatatactAGCCGTGTAAGGCCGTGCTGTAAAACaaccaggctcctagaaactattgaaatcgtcagacagaggcagagtcggcggtttcgttttgcagacgtgctaGTCCCCCTTTActgtcagcggctaagcgagtttctttctccttggatgttttgttttgctgatgtgctcgtctcgcttgtgtattagcggctgagcgagtttgtctttttttggtggtttcactttggcgatggagtctCTTTCTTTCACCTTTGtactgtagcctcgtacttctttcttcttctgactcgttaacttggggccgccttgccagctCATGCTATATAAGATTACCtgttatatataaatgtgtagagcgatctatctatctatctatctatctatctatctatctatctatctatctatctatctatctatctatctatctatctatctatcatatagtgccttttacatctatctatctatctatctatctatctatctatctatctatctatctatctatctatctatctatctatctatctatctatcatatagtgccttttacatctatctatctatctatctatctatctatctatctatctatctatctatctatctatcatatagtgccttttacatctatctatctatctatctatctatctatcatatagtgccttttacatctatctatctatctatctatctatctatctatctatctatctatctatctatctatctatctatctatctatctatctatctatctataaaataattataataataattcttcacatttatattgcatttttctcactattcaaagcattTTACACAGTTAGTGGGGAGCTACTTCAGCCACCTCTAATGTGCAGTAGCACCCacatggatgatgtgacggccgccatttttgcgccagtatgcccaccatacattagctattcggtggtgaagtggtgagagagatagccaattagagacaggggataattagggggccagaatgatccTGCCCACATTTCTTGCTTCTAAcatatcaccttcaagaactgccTGTTCACTTACTACCTAACACATCCAACCCCTTGaaaggtgccattgtaatgagatcatcaatgtcattcacttcacctgtcagtaaAGCACTTTACCTAGTGAGTGGGCAGCCACAATGTGCAGCATcctcctggatgatgtgatggcagcccctgttgtgccagtatgctcaccaaacataatttattaaatggtgaaggggtgagagagataattAATTGAACTGGGACTATCAAAtaaccttctatctatctatctatctatctatctatctatctatctatctatctatctatctatctatctatctatctatctatctgcccctTTAAGTATAACAGCTGCCCCACAGCCCcatcctggataagcaggttaatgAAGTGGATGAATGTTTTACTGATGCTCTTAATGTACGTTTTTGtttgttcaaaattaaaatgaatttcgaTTTATTTACAGGCCTACAACTGAGGAATTAAACAAGTGGTCTCAGTCTTTTGAAAGCCtgatacaaaataaatgtaagttgCATTTGTGTTTCCTCAACTGTACATTTTCTTATTGCAGGTGGCTGGTGGGGTCGGGTGGGCAAATTGGCTTCAGGCTTTTGATTCATCCCAGTTGCTTCTTTAGGACAGTCGCCCATACTCCCATgtggccttaaagtggagaaggacaaacaaactgtagttgcctttacttcactattggcacgtagacttatcttgctcaactggaagaatcctaactcacctctgctaagtcagtgggtaactgatgttttatactatttgaaattggaaaaaatcaaattctcacttagaggatctgttcaaaactttttaaaaacctggcacattctaatcaataacattttagaataagaatttataTTGGGTTTTAAaaactcctttctctctctctttactactcttatcagttttgctctggctgttgaccttcctctctttctcatgggtggggattgatttgatttgattttagttttgttaagtttgacttgattgtatggcaTGTTATGTGCTTTTAAtaagttcaataaaaaaaaataaaaaaagaagaagagtcaCCCATAAGAGAACTTGTTTCATTTTGCAGTGTGTAcgtgtttttgttttgctatgtCAGGTCGTTTCTATTTTGTCGATTTTtcttagtgagtcagaggcaCTGCAGTGACTGCTGGTCATGTCGTCTGGTGCCCCCCATTGGCTCAGGCTATGTTCACGCAgttatgttttcatttacaaaGTGTTTTCAAATTGAAACGACCTCCGTCCACACCAGTGTATTCACATCGGTTACACAAGTATCTCTGCCCACACTAGAGCAACCGAAATCACATGTGATGTAGATATTCACCCACACTTGCCATGCACAAGGTggtggaaaaatccttgaaggttATTGATTGTAACATCACACTGCCATGAAATTTAGACTGTAGCAACcagtaaattatttacattttgcatACATATGCAGAATTCATGTTGTAAAAAACGTAATTTCAATGCAAACATATAAGCGACACAccaagtgccatggaaagcaactcctctgcGTCTGCTATGTTGGAATGCATTTTTCAATCATGAAGGCTCATCAGCcagtcagtggcgtagctcgagttcatgCCGCTTGGGGCATTGCGTTGCTTCTGCCACCccccaacatatctgaatatgttaacttatttaaatagaaaattaaaatgacgtatagggaaaaattaagatatattttgcatagatttaatcatatatagagaaacagcaataatttttcacatattattatttataagcctcaactagacaagaatgtagtatagacgcactgataagccgtgtcctaattattagtttattatAATTACGTTGCGAAAACcaaaaccagtgtagtgtacaagtgataggtggggatgttttctgcgcagagcaagaacgtatttggattgataacgaaacacaattataaattagttgtttatcttcctagaaattattatcggtttaatgtttgtttatttttgttattgcctcaactgctgtgtctgatgccgtcacacaaggacagtctgaaaataatttttgaagcatttgtggataaaaatcagagaattttactgttttcattcatgagtgatatttttccaaaccctgctgcttacacatgaattgtattGAGCCTTTTagccaataatgctgcccccagAAATGTGCCACCCGGGGCAGCTATCGCCACTGCAGTCAGGGAATGAAATGtggtaatgagcaggatccaatcagggaagggctacataataagcacaaacaaatcagagtgcaTTTTCAGAGCTCTCCATTTTCACCCATCACACTGAAGCGCTAAGCTGACGTTTTTAGGAGTACTcagcattttcaaaaatctccatTTTCTTGTGTTGAAAACACCAGGGTTGTGTGGACAAAAGACGAACATGGAGACATAAAAGCCTGTGTTGTTAAGCTAAAATATAGTAGTGTGGATGGGGCCTCAGACAAACGGGTCTGCGACTCGTAAGTTGTAGCGGGGGtctcgtgcgtgtgtgtgagCTGACAACCAACAAGTACTCCGAAGAATAAGGAACACGGGTGTTTCGGACCTGGcaaacagaagagctgctcatcTGTCTCATGTCTCTTGtgttatgtaccacaacagaatgaaacAAAAGGAAATGAAAGGGTCAAGAATGCGTTACTGAACTCGTCGTACCTGTAAACCTTTGGTATGGCTCTGCtcctgtcaggcagcatgttgtTGCCTTGCAAACCTCATCACAATGTCAAACTGAGCTGGACAAACGTCACAATGTTATCAATTTGTCATCCCCTATGATTTCTAGTCACATGATCTGACATCCTCAGGGAACAAGAACAAAAACTCACTTATCAGGTTTGACATCCCCTTCGACTAGAAGCCATGTAATGTGACACTGGCATAAATAAGCAACTGgaatgcagccactgtggacctctaGGATGAGACCAGAGGACTCATGATATATGGTATAATAAGCAGTATGTCTGGTTCTTTGTGAAGTCCCTCCTGAAAGTGTGCTACGTATATGGAGAACTGACTTAGTATAAGTGGTGGCACAGTAGTTCAACTTACTGCTTCATACCATCAAactcctgggtttgaattcccaCCGGTGGGTTTTACATGTTGTCCCTGTGTTCATGTTCTGCTGCACACATCTCATAatgggtgactctaaactggcttaGTATGAGTGCATGAAGGAGAACTCCATGACTGGCACTTCATCTACAATTTGCTCCTTTGTTTGCACCCACTGTGGCCAAGACACGCATCACCTCCCCACATCCTTGAACTGAATAAGAATGGAGGACTGAACGTTATATAATGACATTCTATCACTCAAGTAAAATACCAAGCACGGTAATATCGCAATAGAATCGAGAATTCATTTGAAGGAATAATTACGTGTATCCTTCATACGTGTTACACAACGTGTTGCATTGTTTGCCCTGAAAAACGAGAAGCCCTTTAACGCATAATGATGCATtgtttgtcttattttttattttagttggcCAGGCTATGTTCCGAGCTTTCCTGAAATCTGAATACAGTGAAGAGAACATTGACTTCTGGCTCGCCTGCGAGGAATTCAAGCAACTGAAATCTACGACAAAGCGCGTCAGAAAAGCCAGAGTCATTTATGAAAAATTCGTTTACGAAGAAGCTCCCAAGCAGGTTGGTGTCCATTTTATTTATCTGAACATTCATTTGGGTCATTGGCAGCATCTGCTAAAACCCCCCTTgagtcaaaaacaaacaaaataaataaatctgtaaagTGTTTGGAAATCCCACCGCTGGATGAAGTTACTGTGCTGCAatctaaacaatgtgaaaacaataTATGACGTAGCTGAACATCCTACACACCATTAAGGTTTAACTGAAGGTGCTAATAACTAGGAACTACCTATAGGAATTAACTGACAATCAGGACTTACCCTTTccatattagaaaataaatgaacttttctgaacaaaatatatattagcaaaatgccaaaatctaggtgtgcaaagtttGCAGAGACTTAAcgcaagaaagcaaaaaaaaaaactgtaactgctgccaaaggggctttaaCAAAATCCTGAATTAAGGATCCAAATACTtccatgaatgagagatttccgattttgataaataaatttgtaaacctttctgaaaacataattttcactttgtcattatgggtgatCGAGTGTAGATGGATGGGCAGTAATGGCAAACTGGtccgtttaaaattaaatccacgaCACAGTGATGTGTGCAGAAAGTTGACTTTCTCAGTCTGCTATGCAGTCCCCTTTTTAGGCCATGTTTGCCCTTTTTAAGACAATATCATGAAGTAATACAGTAATTGCATATTTTCAGCTCTTCCTTTTATTTAAtggctctctctttctttctttctttctttctttctttctttctttctttctttctttctttctttctttctttctttctttcaatcttTTAGATCAACTTAGAATTCATGACAAGGGAAGGAATTAAGCAAACTCTGTTCAACCCTCCGGCCTCCTGCTTTACTGCGGCCCAGAAGCGAGTGTACAGCCTGATGGAGAACAACGCCTACCCGCGCTTCCTTCAGTCCGCCGCCTTTGAGGAGCTAAGCCACAGGGCCCAGCAGGACGGCAACTTTGAGAGATCGTGAGTCGCTCGCCGGCGGGAAGAGTCTGGCAGGACTGAAAGGTCAGCCGGGAAAGGCGTGAACGCTTCTTCTCTTCAATTGCAGCAAATGAACAGGAATGCCTAAGGCATGAGAGATGGGAATGTGATAACGGTTGCCACATTTGCTCCATCAGTTGGAGGAGGAGGAATTTTTTTTGGACTTTTAGGTGTTGGGTGCCTCTTCTATTGAGTGTGCAGGTTGCTGAATGAGGACTCAAAAGCAGCCATGTGGCACACTGTCCGCTACGCCGAGGTGAGCTTAGGCCGTGATAAATGCTTGTAAAGATCTGAAAGATGGCGTCCTGAGTGGATGCCTCTGAAAAAACTGAAGTGCCACCTTTATCATTGTACACTGGTCATCATGACCGTTACGACTGTTACACGAACGGAAACTCTTGATAGTTCAGAAATGAAAGGTGCTCTATTTATATATCGTTCTTTCATGAATGTATTCAGCAATGTTATAAAAACGAGGTCAGCAGCCATCCTGAAACTGTTCACATCAAAACAGAGATGCATCAGTGGCACCGCCATCACTACACAGCAATAGTGAAGGGCAGAGGAGTCCACTGATGGGCAAGCATCACTGAAGCTTCATGGTGAAAGCACAAGACACACACAGCAGCATCTCTTCAAGCTCTCcaagctttgtacacctggaCTTGGGCAGCCAAGCAGATCTTCTCGAGCTCCATTAGACTTATTGAGAAGTGTATGTAAACTGCCACCTTCAGTTCAGTGGAAGTGCAGGAATCGGAAAACTGAGGAAGTGCTGGGACTCGTTGGCATTACCATAGGTCCAAATgaaggaaatatatttttataaaattgtgtatTTATTCGTTTCTTTAATGTGTAAGAGCAGCAATGCTGCAATATGGTCAACACTAGTTTTGTAAATATGCTCTCGATTCAGTTGTACATTTGGACATGTA
This genomic interval from Erpetoichthys calabaricus chromosome 10, fErpCal1.3, whole genome shotgun sequence contains the following:
- the LOC114658904 gene encoding regulator of G-protein signaling 2-like isoform X1; this encodes MQSSAFLVLQHKLGPMEATALSRVEKPKSNEMISRSGNWRSRLSSFLQSPNSFYKPSRAGSRPKASHRPTTEELNKWSQSFESLIQNKFGQAMFRAFLKSEYSEENIDFWLACEEFKQLKSTTKRVRKARVIYEKFVYEEAPKQINLEFMTREGIKQTLFNPPASCFTAAQKRVYSLMENNAYPRFLQSAAFEELSHRAQQDGNFERS
- the LOC114658904 gene encoding regulator of G-protein signaling 2-like isoform X2 gives rise to the protein MQSSAFLVLQHKLGPMEATALSRVEKPKSNEMIRSGNWRSRLSSFLQSPNSFYKPSRAGSRPKASHRPTTEELNKWSQSFESLIQNKFGQAMFRAFLKSEYSEENIDFWLACEEFKQLKSTTKRVRKARVIYEKFVYEEAPKQINLEFMTREGIKQTLFNPPASCFTAAQKRVYSLMENNAYPRFLQSAAFEELSHRAQQDGNFERS